In one Cydia strobilella chromosome 25, ilCydStro3.1, whole genome shotgun sequence genomic region, the following are encoded:
- the LOC134752845 gene encoding RNA-binding protein 34-like, which yields MGEPQSRKRKFKGNTKANNNEVRDVEVTAEDINENEVSKVTKKAKKNKLVEKPADINENDISDAKTKKMKFVTSNKEAVCESDLNKPKKKRAKKNKDNKSGDRLLVKTEKISDVRESSKTVKGGLTEEMLSKYPILKDKELVERFMAVSMSNNQKGRVRSTFRDRLKGTSDAMLADVIHTKMQAILKLPEQTDSALRKLRILYNMLKTAVKGKKFIKKEPVKKIQEVKKIKENKDEKEDNGADESKKDKKQEQKVKGPKRYVVFIGNLPLDISKDKISEHFSDLSSQIVSVRIPKPLESKKSAIAYLELKDEISYELSLSKHHSMLDNKRINVLYSTQKNSKISKTEAKGKAAKLVAMQKSGQLAGSISQNKKRSARRKKMKLAQKAQEAERGV from the exons ATGGGTGAACCACAAAGCCGTAAACGCAAATTCAAAGGAAATACTAAAGCTAATAATAATGAAGTCAGAGATGTAGAAGTGACTGCCGAAgatataaatgaaaatgaagttAGCAAAGTAACTAAGAAAGCTAAGAAAAACAAGCTAGTAGAAAAGCCTGCTgatataaatgaaaatgatatTAGTGACGCTAAAACTAAGAAAATGAAGTTTGTAACATCAAATAAAGAGGCAGTATGTGAAAGTGACCTGAACAAACCTAAAAAAAAGAGAGCTAAAAAGAATAAAGATAACAAATCTGGTGACAGGTTACTGGTTAAAACAGAGAAGATTAGCGATGTAAGGGAATCTTCAAAAACAGTCAAAGGTGGTTTGACTGAGGAAATGTTATCAAAGTATCCCATCCTTAAAGATAAGGAGTTGGTGGAGAGGTTTATGGCTGTCAGTATGTCAAACAATCAGAAAG GTCGTGTCCGGTCAACCTTTAGAGACCGTCTCAAAGGCACCTCAGATGCCATGCTAGCAGACGTCATCCACACCAAAATGCAAGCCATCCTCAAACTGCCCGAACAAACCGACTCCGCCTTGAGGAAACTTAGAATACTATACAACATGTTGAAGACCGCCGTTAAAGGGaagaaatttattaaaaaagagCCGGTAAAGAAGATACAAGAAgttaaaaagataaaagaaaataaagatgAAAAGGAAGATAATGGTGCGGATGAAAGTAAAAAAGATAAGAAACAGGAGCAGAAAGTGAAGGGGCCTAAAAGATATGTCGTCTTTATAGGGAATTTACCTTTGGATATCAGTAAAGATAAG ATATCAGAACACTTTTCCGACCTGAGCAGTCAGATCGTAAGCGTGCGAATACCCAAGCCGTTGGAGAGTAAAAAGAGCGCCATTGCCTACTTAGAACTCAAGGATGAAATTAGCTATGAA ttatCACTGTCAAAACACCACTCCATGCTAGACAACAAGAGGATCAACGTGTTGTACTCCACACAGAAAAACTCCAAGATCAGCAAAACTGAAGCCAAG GGTAAGGCAGCAAAACTAGTGGCTATGCAGAAATCCGGCCAACTGGCCGGCAGCATATCTCAAAATAAGAAGAGGAGTGCGCGACGCAAGAAGATGAAACTGGCCCAGAAAGCCCAGGAGGCTGAGAGGGGAGTCTGA
- the LOC134752632 gene encoding uncharacterized protein LOC134752632, which yields MNVRSADTHNVGYFNQQFVPGKSTQSTTIENRSDVGQGNYSEWTSFRDLFTSLIHKNRDLDDVQKLHYLKGYLVGEAEQLLRHVQITQDNYSACWEKLEKRYNNKKCLIDQCSEASFITESAAQLLGLNKVSYKSTVTGLGGEESSPVNSKSVVNVTISSLLEPDLEVNVHAHVLGKVTSNRPRKRIVIDSWSELSELDLADSTFNIPGKIDLLLGGEVYGQILLNEMIKAPQGALIAQRTSLGWIVSGPTHLGESEIRKSVSVNHIHLDENELLKKFWELEADHNTTDPKQHYTEDEKKCEEFFAATTERDSTGRYIVKLPFRDQDPTCKHGNFVPIATKRLNQLEKRFAKDAEMKKRYSDVINEYLELEHMEEVPPEQENNPDAVYLPHHAVIRDDRSTSKLRVVYDASCPGSNGVSLNQDLLVGPTLQPVLRHTILRWRCHPICLVADIVKMYRQVKVHQDDVDFQRILWRENSGEKIKHLRLLRVTFGTASAPHLAVRALQQVAHDEGANYPNAADRVLNHFYVDDLLTGCETVEEGKVVYKEMNELLKKGGFELQKWSSNNEELISYMKETDVKEEGSLQLKIDAVMKILGLVWNRRNDEFEYSVQLPPLKVPITKRSVISDISKLFDPLGWLAPVIIVAKIFIQKLWLSGIDWDDEVPPQLLKNWLNYRESLNQLTEFKLPRWNHASSNVTAELHGFCDASNEAFAAVVYLRTIDEEENVHVSLITSKTKVAPIKQISIPRLELCGAVLLTKLLVEVADVMSISRANIHAWTDSTVVISWLNSRPNRWKTFVANRVSEIITSVEPHQWSHVSSKDNPADCASRGTQHLNKEELWIEGPSWLKNKEISYKKPNIKDTNLEERSTKACFVNTYDDNDVTAEAEETLISRFSKLWKLLRVLAFCKRFLKCARKEKANHFKEELKNLKENKTINKKSQLTSLNPIVDGDGILKVGGRLEHAGISEQMKHPVILPHKSHLTTLILDNAHEKTLHVC from the exons ATGAATGTTCGCTCTGCTGATACTCATAACGTCGGCTACTTCAACCAGCAATTTG TTCCTGGAAAGAGCACTCAGTCTACCACTATTGAGAATAGGTCAGATGTTGGTCAAG GGAATTATTCTGAATGGACTAGCTTCAGAGATCTATTCACGTCGCTCATCCACAAGAATAGAGATTTAGACGACGTCCAAAAATTGCACTACCTGAAAGGTTATTTAGTCGGTGAAGCTGAACAGCTTCTGCGTCACGTACAGATCACACAAGATAATTACAGCGCATGTTGGGAGAAATTGGAAAAGCGCTATAATAATAAGAA ATGTTTAATCGACCAATGCTCTGAAGCCTCTTTTATTACGGAGTCTGCAGCACAACTGCTGGGACTGAACAAGGTTTCTTACAAGAGCACAGTCACGGGACTAGGCGGTGAAGAGAGTTCACCTGTGAACTCTAAGTCGGTGGTAAATGTTACAATTTCATCACTCCTAGAACCTGACTTAGAAGTGAACGTGCATGCTCATGTTTTGGGCAAGGTAACATCGAATCGTCCGAGAAAACGTATTGTCATTGATTCGTGGTCAGAACTGTCTGAATTAGATTTAGCAGATTCCACATTCAACATTCCCGGCAAAATCGACTTGCTCCTAGGGGGAGAGGTGTACGGTCAAATACTTTTAAACGAAATGATCAAAGCTCCACAGGGAGCACTCATCGCTCAGCGAACGTCTTTAGGCTGGATCGTTTCAGGGCCAACTCACTTAGGTGAGTCGGAAATTCGTAAAAGTGTTAGCGTTAACCACATTCATTTAGATGAAAATGAGCTGCTCAAGAAATTTTGGGAGCTCGAGGCTGACCACAATACGACAGATCCCAAGCAACATTATACTGAAGACGAGAAGAAATGTGAAGAATTTTTTGCAGCTACCACTGAACGTGATAGCACCGGTAGATACATCGTGAAACTACCATTTCGTGATCAAGATCCCACTTGCAAACATGGCAACTTTGTGCCTATTGCGACTAAGCGTCTCAACCAATTAGAGAAGAGGTTCGCAAAAGATGCTGAAATGAAGAAACGCTACTCAGATGTCATCAATGAATATCTTGAGCTAGAACACATGGAAGAAGTTCCTCCAGAACAGGAGAACAACCCAGATGCAGTTTACTTGCCACATCATGCTGTCATCCGAGATGACAGATCCACGTCAAAGCTTCGGGTTGTGTATGACGCGTCTTGTCCTGGCTCTAATGGCGTTTCCTTAAATCAAGACCTGTTGGTAGGTCCAACTCTGCAACCTGTTTTACGACATACTATTCTTCGTTGGCGTTGCCATCCCATATGCCTGGTAGCAGACATTGTAAAAATGTACAGGCAGGTGAAAGTTCATCAAGACGATGTAGATTTTCAACGCATTCTATGGCGTGAAAACTCGGGAGAGAAGATAAAGCACTTGAGACTGCTCCGAGTCACCTTTGGTACGGCCTCAGCACCTCATCTTGCAGTGCGTGCGCTTCAGCAAGTAGCCCACGATGAAGGAGCAAATTATCCAAACGCTGCTGATAGGGTCCTCAACCATTTTTATGTGGATGATTTGTTAACAGGCTGTGAAACTGTAGAAGAAGGTAAAGTAGTATACAAAGAGATGAATGAACTTTTGAAAAAAGGTGGATTCGAATTACAGAAATGGAGCAGTAACAATGAAGAATTAATAAGTTACATGAAAGAAACTGATGTCAAAGAGGAAGGAAGTCTCCAGCTGAAGATAGACGCTGTTATGAAAATTCTAGGACTCGTCTGGAATCGCCGAAATGACGAATTTGAATATTCGGTACAACTTCCTCCACTCAAAGTTCCTATAACAAAGAGAAGTGTCATATCTGACATATCAAAGCTGTTTGATCCACTCGGTTGGTTGGCCCCAGTGATCATAGTAGCCAAGATTTTCATCCAGAAATTGTGGCTTTCCGGAATCGATTGGGATGATGAAGTTCCGCCACAATTACTGAAGAATTGGTTAAACTACAGAGAAAGTCTAAATCAACTTACCGAATTCAAGCTGCCCAGATGGAACCACGCAAGTTCCAATGTGACTGCTGAACTTCACGGATTCTGCGACGCTTCTAATGAAGCGTTTGCTGCTGTTGTATACTTACGGACTATAGATGAAGAAGAAAATGTGCACGTGTCACTGATCACGTCCAAAACGAAAGTGGCACCAATTAAACAAATCTCAATTCCACGCCTGGAATTGTGTGGGGCTGTGTTACTCACCAAATTGCTGGTTGAAGTAGCCGACGTTATGAGTATCAGCAGAGCGAACATTCATGCTTGGACTGACTCCACAGTGGTCATTTCTTGGCTAAATAGTCGTCCAAATCGATGGAAAACTTTCGTCGCCAACCGTGTATCTGAAATAATAACGTCAGTAGAGCCACACCAATGGTCCCATGTCTCGTCGAAAGATAATCCTGCAGACTGCGCGTCTAGAGGCACACAGCACCTGAATAAAGAAGAGCTCTGGATAGAAGGTCCGTCATGgctgaaaaataaagaaatcagCTATAAAAAACCAAACATAAAGGATACTAACTTAGAAGAAAGAAGCACTAAAGCATGCTTCGTGAATACTTACGATGATAATGATGTCACAGCAGAAGCTGAAGAAACACTTATTTCAAGGTTTTCTAAATTGTGGAAACTGCTACGCGTTCTAGCTTTCTGTAAACGGTTTTTGAAATGTGCTAGAAAAGAAAAA GCAAATCATTTCAAAGAGGAGTTGAAGAAcctgaaagaaaataaaacgattaataAGAAGAGTCAACTTACCTCACTAAACCCGATTGTAGATGGAGATGGTATCCTGAAAGTTGGTGGAAGATTAGAGCACGCTGGAATTAGTGAACAGATGAAGCATCCAGTGATACTTCCACATAAGTCGCACTTAACAACTTTAATCTTAGACAATGCACACGAAAAGACTCTGCATG TATGCTGA